The genomic interval TCGGATGTTCATTGGTTTTGGAAGTTATTTCTACTGTTTATGTCTCTAAATCAGATACAGTCAGCTTTTACAAACTGGTGTCCTATAATGAGCCTATACAGGAGGTTAGGGATTAGGGACTGATCAAGTGATAAAATATTAAACTGTTTTGAATATAAGCTTGAGACTTCCAGAAGAGTATTACGAAGAGATATTTGAAATCTTAAGGAGTTTGGGTTTTTATCAGAGGGAGGTAAAAAACGCTTTATGGTCTGTATGTAAGGAAGGTACGTGCGCAACGCTTTATCCTTCAGGTTCTCTGCTTTTGCAAGGTGAAAAGTCTCAACATATCAGAGATCTTGTACTTTCCTTCATAAAAATACCGAAAAATGTGCAGATAGGTTGTGATGAATCGGGTAAGGGAGACGTATTTGGTCCACTCGTGGTGTGCTGTGCTGTTATATCCCCATCTTCATACAAAGAAGTGCTTTTAGCGACTCCGAAGGATTGTAAACTTTTGAAGGATGATGAGCTTTTAAAGAGGGTACAGAAACTGTCTTTGCTTGTAGAAGCGAGATGTGTCATTTACGAACCGGAGCTTTTGAATGCTCTTTACGAAGAGGTTAAGAACTACAGCAGGATAATGGATAGAGCTTACGGTACGCTTATAGAAGAACTGCGTAAAAACTATGACGCTAAAATACATATAGATGCTTATTCATCACATAATCCCTTTGGAAGGGATGTAGTATTTGAGCGCAAGGGTGAGAGGGAAGTTGCAACTTCAGTAGCGAGCATGTTTGCGAGGGCTAAGTTCCTCCTCTGGTTAGAGGAACATAACCTTCCAAAAGGTTCGGGTAGTAAGGCTATGTATATGGCAAAGGAACTACTCAAAAAGGATCCTCAAAAGGCTAAAAAGCTCGTAAAGATCTTTTTTTTAGATTGAGAAACACCTTCCAGATGGTAAATATTAAAAATATAAACACCATAGATAGTACCACAGAACCACTTGGTGGTATATCTAATCGCAGTGAAAGTAAAATTCCAAAAACTGTGGCAATAAAAGATACGCTCACAGATACCATCATGGTGGAAAAAAAAGAAGTGCAGATGAGTAGCGCAGACATAGGAGGTATCGCTATGAAAGATGAGGCAAGGATCAGTCCAACAGCCTTTATTGCAAAAACTATGTTTATGGATGCTACACTTACAAGCATATAGTTTAATACACGTACCTTTACACCTCTTAAGGTGGCTATTTCTTCGTTAAAACTTATTAGTAAGAGCTTTCTGTAATTGATAAAAATAAACAAAAAAGTGAATATTGATGTGGCTACCGCGCTAAAAAGTTCGGTATCCGAGACGGTGAGTATGCTCCCAAAGAGATAAGAGTATACGTTAGTTCCGAGATTTTGGGTGATGCCCAAGATGACAACAGCCAAGGCTACTCCTACAGAAAAAAATAAGGATATCACTGTATCCGCGGGGAGTCCCTTGCTTTCTATGAGGTACTGGAGGATAATTCCGGAAAGCAGTGTATAAAACACTGTAAAAAGTGTCGGGTCAGCATTAAAGAGTATAGCTAAGGCTATACCACCAAAGGCTGCGTGAGAAAGCCCAGCTCCTATGAGGGATAACCTCTTCATAAGCAGAAAAACACCGATAAGTGCTGTAGAAGCGCTAATTAATAAACCGCTTAAGAGTCCCTTCCATATAAAGGTGTAATCTAAAAGAGTCATGTCAGTGGAGTCTGTAAAGTTCTTTTAGCATACTCTCAAGATCCTGAGCCTTTACAAGTCTACATTCGTGCATACCCAAGCATAGGATCCTGCTTGAGTTCCTTACGATAAATCCTACGTCGTGAGAAACCACTATAACCGTTCTCCTTTGGCTTATTTCCCTGAGTATGCTTTCTATATGCTCTTGAGCATGTATATCAAGACCAGTGAGTGGCTCATCAAGTATCAAAAGATCGGGATTTGTTGTAAGGGCAAGAGCGAGAAGTACCTTTTGCTGTTGCCCACCAGATAGATGAGTGAAAGGCTTTCTCAGTATGTCCTCAAGGTGAAGGTAAGCTATGATCCATCCTACCTTTTCCTTAGGAGCTATAGCTCTGAAAAGCTCACCTACTGTTCCGGTAAAAGCTCTCTCCACATAAAATCTCTGAGGCACATACCCTATCTTCTCCCAATTTTTGAAACTTTTTATGTCTCTTCCGAAGATCTCCACGCTACCCTCAAGAGGTTTTAAAAAACCAAGCATGATCCTAAGAAGGGTGGTTTTACCAGAGCCGTTTGGACCGAGTATACCGAAAAACTCCCCTTCAAATACGGAAAAGTTTAAGTTTTCAATTAAAGGCTCTTCCTTTCTATAGCGAAAGGTGAGGTTTCGCACAGTTAATACTTCCCTCATCTGCATTGCAATCCCTCTTTCAGAACTTTGAGATTTTCTTCCATAATGGTAAAGTAGTTATCGGAATATCGTCTTGGAAAAAGTGATGAGTTGAGCAAAAGCACTTTGGCACCTGTCTGACTTGCTATAAAGTCTGCCACTTTTTTGTCTTGACCAAGTTCCGCAAATATGTACTTTATCCCTTCCCTCTTTACTGTCTGTATTATCATCATTATTTCCGAGGGTCTTGGTTCTTCCTCCGCATGCACACCTG from Hydrogenobacter sp. carries:
- a CDS encoding DUF2892 domain-containing protein, producing MDRALRLTSGVFLLIVFLFGIRGSDVHWFWKLFLLFMSLNQIQSAFTNWCPIMSLYRRLGIRD
- a CDS encoding ribonuclease HIII; the encoded protein is MNISLRLPEEYYEEIFEILRSLGFYQREVKNALWSVCKEGTCATLYPSGSLLLQGEKSQHIRDLVLSFIKIPKNVQIGCDESGKGDVFGPLVVCCAVISPSSYKEVLLATPKDCKLLKDDELLKRVQKLSLLVEARCVIYEPELLNALYEEVKNYSRIMDRAYGTLIEELRKNYDAKIHIDAYSSHNPFGRDVVFERKGEREVATSVASMFARAKFLLWLEEHNLPKGSGSKAMYMAKELLKKDPQKAKKLVKIFFLD
- a CDS encoding metal ABC transporter permease; the protein is MTLLDYTFIWKGLLSGLLISASTALIGVFLLMKRLSLIGAGLSHAAFGGIALAILFNADPTLFTVFYTLLSGIILQYLIESKGLPADTVISLFFSVGVALAVVILGITQNLGTNVYSYLFGSILTVSDTELFSAVATSIFTFLFIFINYRKLLLISFNEEIATLRGVKVRVLNYMLVSVASINIVFAIKAVGLILASSFIAIPPMSALLICTSFFSTMMVSVSVSFIATVFGILLSLRLDIPPSGSVVLSMVFIFLIFTIWKVFLNLKKRSLRAF
- a CDS encoding metal ABC transporter ATP-binding protein, with translation MREVLTVRNLTFRYRKEEPLIENLNFSVFEGEFFGILGPNGSGKTTLLRIMLGFLKPLEGSVEIFGRDIKSFKNWEKIGYVPQRFYVERAFTGTVGELFRAIAPKEKVGWIIAYLHLEDILRKPFTHLSGGQQQKVLLALALTTNPDLLILDEPLTGLDIHAQEHIESILREISQRRTVIVVSHDVGFIVRNSSRILCLGMHECRLVKAQDLESMLKELYRLH